Proteins from one Methanococcus maripaludis C5 genomic window:
- a CDS encoding ribosome biogenesis/translation initiation ATPase RLI — MSRLAILDYDRCQPRRCSMECMKYCPGVRMEEETIVMDENLGKPIISEELCSGCGICTKRCPFEAIKIIGLPEELTDDRIVHSYGQNRFRLYGLITPRDGVTGLLGPNGVGKSTIIKALSGEMVLNLNNLTEAPDMKKVLDYFSGTELQNYFEKLKNNGIKPIHKPQYVDVLPKVVKGKVGELLKKVDEKGDFEKIINALEISNILGRTFDQLSGGELQRVAIAAACLRDGDIYYFDEPTSWLDVKQRFSAAKVIREVAEGKKVVAVEHDLIVLDYLSDYIHIMYGIPSAYGVVTHPRGTRVGINTYLDGFLKEENIRFRKSPIVFEKRPPQDSTNRPLLLDYTDISKKLGDFSLGVKGGQIYQGEVVGILGPNGIGKTTFVKALAGVISPDSGEVTGDVTVSYKSQYISSDFEGTVEELLMSITAIHTSYYKSEIIKPLALENILDSSVKDLSGGELQRVSIAACLSHDADLYLIDEPSAFLDVEQRLSTSRVIRRMADEKEAAMFVVDHDILFQDYISDRFIVFSGIAGSNGTGSEPLQKRAGANKFLKEMGITFRRDPDTGRPRVNKEGSQRDVYQKEIGEYYYSDE; from the coding sequence ATGTCACGACTGGCGATTTTAGATTATGATAGATGTCAACCACGAAGATGCTCGATGGAATGTATGAAATACTGTCCGGGAGTTAGGATGGAAGAAGAAACAATCGTAATGGATGAAAATTTAGGAAAACCAATAATTTCAGAGGAACTTTGTAGTGGATGTGGTATCTGTACCAAAAGATGTCCATTTGAAGCGATAAAAATTATCGGGCTTCCTGAAGAATTGACTGATGACAGGATTGTTCATTCATACGGTCAAAACAGGTTTAGATTATATGGATTGATTACTCCAAGAGACGGAGTAACTGGACTTTTAGGGCCAAACGGTGTTGGTAAATCAACGATAATCAAGGCACTCAGTGGAGAAATGGTTTTAAATTTAAACAATTTAACAGAAGCTCCCGACATGAAAAAAGTACTGGATTATTTTTCAGGAACAGAACTTCAAAATTACTTTGAAAAATTGAAAAACAACGGAATAAAACCTATCCACAAACCCCAATATGTGGATGTTTTACCAAAAGTTGTGAAAGGAAAAGTTGGAGAACTCCTAAAAAAAGTTGACGAAAAAGGAGATTTTGAAAAAATAATAAATGCTCTTGAAATTTCAAATATATTGGGTAGAACTTTTGACCAGCTTTCAGGCGGGGAACTTCAAAGGGTTGCAATTGCAGCAGCATGCCTTAGGGATGGAGATATTTATTATTTTGATGAGCCAACATCATGGCTTGATGTAAAACAGAGATTTAGTGCTGCAAAAGTAATAAGGGAAGTTGCTGAAGGCAAAAAAGTCGTTGCAGTAGAACACGATTTGATTGTTTTAGACTATCTTTCAGATTATATTCACATAATGTATGGTATCCCCTCAGCTTATGGGGTTGTAACTCACCCGAGGGGAACACGAGTTGGTATAAACACGTATCTCGATGGCTTCTTAAAAGAAGAGAACATAAGATTTAGAAAAAGCCCGATAGTATTTGAAAAAAGGCCCCCTCAAGACAGTACCAACAGGCCTTTACTTTTGGATTATACCGATATTTCAAAGAAACTTGGAGATTTCAGCTTAGGCGTTAAAGGTGGTCAAATCTACCAAGGTGAAGTCGTAGGAATTTTGGGGCCAAATGGTATTGGAAAGACTACATTTGTAAAAGCTCTTGCAGGAGTAATTTCGCCTGACTCCGGAGAGGTTACTGGAGACGTTACAGTTTCATATAAGTCGCAATACATTTCATCAGACTTTGAAGGAACAGTTGAGGAATTATTAATGTCAATTACTGCGATTCACACGTCATACTACAAATCCGAGATAATAAAACCGCTTGCACTTGAAAATATACTTGATTCCTCTGTAAAAGACCTCTCAGGCGGGGAACTTCAAAGAGTTTCAATTGCCGCATGTTTAAGTCATGATGCTGATTTGTATTTGATAGATGAACCTTCAGCGTTTTTGGACGTTGAACAGAGATTAAGTACTTCACGAGTAATTAGAAGAATGGCTGACGAAAAAGAAGCAGCAATGTTTGTTGTTGATCACGATATCTTGTTCCAAGATTATATTTCCGATAGATTTATTGTATTTAGCGGTATTGCTGGATCAAACGGAACTGGTTCAGAACCATTGCAAAAAAGAGCTGGTGCAAACAAATTTTTAAAAGAAATGGGAATTACTTTTAGAAGGGACCCTGACACCGGAAGACCGAGAGTTAACAAGGAAGGAAGTCAAAGAGACGTTTACCAAAAGGAAATTGGAGAATATTATTACAGTGACGAATAA
- the hacB gene encoding homoaconitase small subunit: protein MKITGKVHVFGDDIDTDAIIPGAYLKTTDEYELASHCMAGIDEDFPEMVKEGDFLVAGENFGCGSSREQAPIAIKYCGIKAIIVESFARIFYRNCINLGVFPIECKGISKHVKDGDLIELDLENKKVILKDKVLDCHIPTGTAKDIMDEGGLINYAKKQKN, encoded by the coding sequence ATGAAAATAACAGGCAAGGTGCACGTATTTGGGGATGACATCGACACAGATGCGATAATTCCTGGCGCTTATTTAAAAACAACTGATGAATATGAGCTTGCATCACACTGTATGGCTGGAATCGATGAAGATTTTCCAGAAATGGTCAAAGAAGGCGACTTTTTGGTAGCAGGTGAGAATTTCGGATGCGGAAGTTCGAGAGAGCAAGCTCCAATTGCAATAAAATACTGCGGAATCAAGGCAATAATTGTTGAAAGTTTTGCAAGGATATTTTATAGAAATTGTATTAATCTTGGAGTTTTTCCAATTGAATGCAAAGGAATATCAAAACACGTGAAAGATGGAGATTTAATAGAATTGGATCTCGAAAATAAAAAAGTAATTTTAAAGGACAAGGTTCTAGACTGCCACATTCCAACCGGAACTGCAAAAGACATAATGGATGAAGGCGGGCTTATAAATTACGCAAAGAAACAGAAAAACTAA
- a CDS encoding DNA-directed DNA polymerase codes for MESLIDLDYNSEDLCIYLYLLNEIIKEKDFKPYFYINSTDKEQILEFLKDYEKKHKLDSEITKMIEKIETVKKIVFDQNYQEKELSKVTVKYPNNVKTVREILMEFERLYEYDIPFIRRYMIDNKVIPTSNWDFEKNKLMDNKIPEFKTVSFDIEVYCHKEPNAKKDPIIMASFSSKDQNIVVSTKKFDHDKLEYVKDEKELIKRIIEILKDYDIIYTYNGDNFDFPYLKKRAEVFGLELKLGKNDEKIKITKGGMNSKSYIPGRVHIDLYPIARRLLNLTKYRLENVTEALFDVKKVDVGHENIPKMWDNLDETLVEYSYQDAYYTQRIGEQFLPLEIMFSRVVNQSLYDINRMSSSQMVEYLLLKNSYNKGVIAPNRPSGKEYQKRIRSSYEGGYVKEPIKGIHEDIVSMDFLSLYPSIIMSHNLSPETIDCDCCNDEENEEILGHKFCKKNIGIIPKTLMDLIDRRKSVKKILREKGEKGEFDEEYQILDYEQRSIKVLANSHYGYLAFPMARWYSRDCAEITTHLGRQYIQKTIEEAENFGFKVIYADTDGFYSKWANGEKLTNDELLEKTKIFLKNINDKLPGEMELEFEGYFKRGIFVTKKKYALIDENEKITIKGLEVVRRDWSNVSKNTQKSVLNALLKEGSVENAKKVIQDTIKELKDRKVDKEDLLIHTQLTKRIEDYKTTAPHVEVAKKILKSGNRVNTGDVISYIITGGNKSISERAEPIETAKDYDTNYYIENQILPPVIRLMEALGITKDELKDSKKQYTLHHFLK; via the coding sequence ATGGAAAGCCTGATTGATTTGGACTACAATTCTGAAGATTTATGCATTTATCTCTATTTATTAAATGAAATCATAAAAGAAAAGGATTTTAAGCCATATTTTTACATAAATTCGACAGATAAAGAACAAATCCTCGAATTTTTAAAAGATTACGAAAAAAAGCATAAATTAGATAGTGAAATCACCAAAATGATTGAAAAAATCGAGACTGTTAAAAAAATAGTTTTTGATCAAAATTATCAAGAAAAGGAACTCTCAAAAGTCACTGTAAAATATCCGAATAACGTAAAAACGGTTCGTGAAATATTAATGGAATTTGAAAGACTCTATGAATACGATATTCCATTTATAAGACGTTATATGATTGATAATAAAGTTATTCCAACGTCAAACTGGGATTTTGAAAAGAATAAGCTGATGGACAATAAAATTCCAGAATTTAAAACGGTTTCTTTTGATATTGAAGTTTACTGTCATAAAGAGCCAAATGCAAAAAAAGATCCGATCATAATGGCAAGTTTTAGTTCAAAAGATCAAAATATTGTAGTTTCCACCAAAAAATTCGATCACGACAAATTAGAATATGTAAAAGATGAAAAAGAACTTATAAAACGAATTATCGAAATTTTGAAAGATTACGACATAATTTACACGTACAATGGAGATAATTTTGATTTTCCATACCTTAAAAAAAGAGCTGAAGTTTTTGGGCTTGAATTAAAGCTTGGAAAAAACGATGAAAAAATAAAAATCACAAAAGGCGGAATGAATTCTAAGAGTTATATCCCCGGACGAGTCCATATCGATTTGTACCCAATTGCAAGGCGGCTGTTAAATTTAACAAAATACCGTCTTGAAAATGTAACCGAAGCTCTTTTTGACGTGAAAAAGGTCGATGTTGGTCATGAAAATATTCCAAAAATGTGGGATAATTTAGATGAAACACTTGTAGAATATTCTTATCAAGATGCATATTATACTCAAAGAATCGGAGAGCAGTTTTTACCTCTTGAAATAATGTTTTCAAGAGTAGTAAATCAGTCGCTCTACGATATCAACCGTATGAGCAGCAGTCAGATGGTAGAATACTTACTTTTAAAAAATTCTTATAATAAAGGAGTTATCGCACCAAACCGGCCTTCTGGAAAAGAATATCAAAAAAGAATCAGAAGTTCCTATGAGGGGGGCTACGTAAAAGAGCCGATAAAAGGAATTCATGAAGATATCGTTTCAATGGACTTTTTAAGCCTTTATCCTTCAATTATAATGAGCCATAACCTAAGCCCTGAAACAATAGACTGTGATTGCTGTAATGATGAGGAAAATGAAGAGATTTTGGGCCATAAATTCTGTAAAAAGAATATCGGGATTATTCCAAAAACACTTATGGATTTGATAGATAGAAGAAAGAGCGTTAAAAAGATATTAAGAGAAAAAGGTGAAAAAGGAGAATTTGACGAAGAATACCAGATTTTAGATTATGAGCAGAGATCCATTAAAGTTCTTGCAAATTCCCACTACGGATACCTCGCATTTCCAATGGCAAGGTGGTATTCAAGAGATTGTGCAGAAATTACCACGCACCTTGGACGACAGTACATTCAAAAAACTATCGAAGAAGCAGAAAATTTTGGATTTAAAGTAATTTACGCAGATACCGATGGATTTTATTCCAAATGGGCGAATGGCGAAAAACTCACCAACGATGAGCTTTTAGAAAAAACAAAAATATTTTTAAAAAATATTAACGATAAACTGCCTGGAGAAATGGAACTTGAATTTGAAGGGTATTTTAAAAGAGGTATTTTTGTAACCAAAAAGAAATACGCCCTTATTGATGAAAATGAAAAAATTACTATAAAAGGGCTCGAAGTTGTAAGGCGAGACTGGTCAAACGTTTCAAAAAATACTCAAAAAAGCGTATTAAATGCACTTTTAAAAGAAGGTAGCGTTGAAAATGCAAAAAAAGTAATTCAGGATACAATTAAAGAATTAAAAGATAGAAAAGTGGATAAAGAAGATTTATTGATTCATACCCAGCTTACAAAACGAATTGAAGACTATAAAACTACGGCCCCACATGTTGAAGTTGCAAAGAAAATCTTGAAATCTGGAAATCGTGTAAATACTGGTGACGTTATAAGTTATATTATAACGGGTGGAAACAAATCAATTAGTGAACGGGCTGAACCGATAGAAACTGCAAAAGATTATGATACGAACTATTATATTGAAAATCAAATTTTACCACCAGTTATACGACTAATGGAAGCTTTGGGGATCACAAAAGACGAATTAAAAGATTCAAAAAAGCAGTACACACTTCACCATTTTTTAAAGTGA
- a CDS encoding gamma-glutamylcyclotransferase family protein, producing MEYVNIFAYGELMKDKRLLKLINRIPERNSGKIINFEKFFDEKIGYYGVRLKENSLLDGIILFNITSKELEIFDDYEDDGTYYSKNKTICYDLNGKGYESYVYVRLE from the coding sequence ATGGAATACGTCAATATTTTTGCATACGGGGAACTGATGAAAGACAAAAGATTGCTCAAACTTATAAATAGAATTCCTGAAAGAAATTCTGGAAAAATAATTAATTTTGAGAAATTTTTCGATGAAAAAATTGGATACTATGGCGTTAGATTAAAAGAAAATTCTTTATTGGATGGAATTATTCTATTTAATATTACTTCAAAAGAACTTGAAATTTTTGACGATTATGAAGATGATGGAACATATTACTCAAAAAATAAAACTATTTGCTATGATTTAAATGGAAAAGGTTATGAATCATACGTTTACGTGAGATTGGAGTGA
- a CDS encoding amidohydrolase, producing MILIKNASYYIDNNLNVDENCDILIEKTENSETKITAGKNLIEKLNLNQNDLKIISGEKKCAMPGLYNAHTHIPMTLLRGIADDMILQDWLNQKIWPNEAKLNNNDVYHGSLLGCLEMLRFGVTSFNEMYFFSEKILKATKEIGLNAQISYPIIDFGTPEEQSIDKLLNSAESFVKNNVDEKNIKVGIAPHAPYTCSEETYQKCSEISNDYNVNMHTHVSETRYEVVELENKIGMRPVEYLEKIGVLNEKLHAAHCVWITKDEAKKLAKNKTKVIHCPTSNMKLASGGVMPLFELLEYGADVSVGTDGPASNNNLDIFKEMKMTSLLHKAHRWDPTVADIDTVLKMGINSESIGIKNKDIILIDLDSAHLRPFNNIKSNIVYSAFGNDVDTVIVDGNILLENKRYKFSETFINNIYKNVHKMTEKFE from the coding sequence ATGATACTGATAAAAAATGCGTCGTATTATATTGATAATAATTTAAATGTTGATGAAAATTGCGATATTTTAATTGAAAAGACTGAAAATTCTGAAACAAAAATAACTGCTGGAAAAAATCTCATTGAAAAACTAAATTTAAATCAGAACGACTTGAAAATAATTTCTGGCGAAAAAAAATGTGCAATGCCCGGGCTTTATAATGCACACACCCATATTCCGATGACTCTTTTAAGGGGAATTGCGGATGACATGATCCTTCAAGACTGGTTAAATCAAAAGATATGGCCAAATGAAGCAAAATTAAATAATAACGATGTTTACCACGGTTCACTTTTGGGATGCCTTGAAATGCTTCGTTTTGGAGTTACCTCATTTAACGAAATGTACTTCTTTTCTGAAAAAATATTGAAAGCTACAAAGGAAATCGGCTTAAATGCGCAAATATCTTATCCAATTATCGATTTTGGGACCCCTGAAGAACAAAGTATCGATAAACTCTTAAATTCTGCGGAATCTTTTGTTAAAAACAATGTTGATGAAAAAAATATAAAAGTTGGAATTGCACCTCATGCACCATACACCTGTTCAGAAGAAACATATCAAAAATGTAGTGAAATTTCAAACGATTATAACGTAAATATGCACACACACGTTTCTGAAACACGATACGAAGTGGTTGAACTTGAAAATAAAATTGGAATGCGTCCCGTAGAATACCTTGAAAAAATCGGAGTTTTAAATGAAAAATTACATGCAGCACATTGCGTATGGATTACAAAAGATGAAGCAAAAAAACTTGCGAAAAACAAAACCAAAGTAATTCACTGCCCAACAAGTAACATGAAACTTGCAAGCGGAGGAGTTATGCCTCTTTTTGAACTTTTAGAATATGGTGCAGATGTTTCAGTTGGAACTGATGGTCCTGCAAGTAACAATAACTTGGATATTTTCAAAGAAATGAAAATGACATCATTATTACATAAAGCGCATAGATGGGATCCAACAGTTGCAGATATTGATACCGTTTTAAAAATGGGAATTAATAGTGAAAGTATTGGAATAAAAAATAAAGATATTATACTGATTGACCTTGATTCAGCACATTTGAGGCCATTTAATAATATAAAATCAAATATCGTCTATTCTGCATTTGGAAACGATGTTGATACGGTAATTGTCGATGGAAATATTTTACTCGAGAACAAAAGATATAAATTCTCCGAAACATTCATAAATAATATCTACAAAAATGTACACAAAATGACGGAAAAATTCGAATAG
- a CDS encoding PHP domain-containing protein, translating to MIKIDMHVHTNTSRCSMNFMEMLKKMCARKRIVPIITDHNAMTKVEWGIPGEEIATEKGEFCGIFLTEEINEKNIFEAVDKVHEQGGLVYLPHPFDWRRKRSLCKYGPLEDPEFVKNVDIVEVYNSRCVEQRPNEEAYSFAESKNLLMGVGSDAHFPWEVGNAYLNVEDFNFDNPKEFLKVLEKADRNGFYCKRSHPSNMLVCSKLSKRIKKMI from the coding sequence ATGATAAAAATTGATATGCATGTGCATACTAACACTTCCAGATGCTCCATGAATTTTATGGAAATGCTGAAGAAAATGTGCGCTAGAAAACGTATTGTGCCGATAATTACAGACCACAATGCTATGACGAAAGTCGAATGGGGGATACCTGGAGAAGAAATTGCAACGGAAAAAGGGGAATTTTGCGGAATTTTTTTAACTGAAGAAATAAATGAAAAAAACATTTTTGAAGCTGTTGACAAGGTGCATGAACAGGGAGGACTTGTTTATTTACCGCATCCATTTGACTGGAGAAGAAAGAGGTCTCTTTGTAAATACGGGCCACTTGAAGATCCTGAATTTGTAAAAAATGTTGATATTGTCGAAGTGTATAATAGCAGATGTGTCGAACAAAGACCAAACGAAGAAGCTTACTCTTTTGCAGAATCTAAAAACCTCTTAATGGGCGTTGGAAGTGATGCACACTTCCCTTGGGAAGTGGGTAATGCATATTTGAATGTTGAAGATTTTAATTTTGATAATCCAAAAGAATTTTTAAAAGTTCTTGAAAAAGCCGATAGAAACGGATTTTACTGTAAAAGATCCCATCCAAGCAACATGCTCGTATGCAGTAAACTTTCAAAAAGAATTAAAAAAATGATCTGA